The following coding sequences lie in one Rhinolophus ferrumequinum isolate MPI-CBG mRhiFer1 chromosome 16, mRhiFer1_v1.p, whole genome shotgun sequence genomic window:
- the RAB11FIP2 gene encoding rab11 family-interacting protein 2 produces MMLSEQAQKWFPTHVQVTVLQAKDLKPKGKSGTNDTYTIIQLGKEKYSTSVAEKTLEPVWKEEASFELPGLLMQGNPEKYILFLIVMHRSLVGLDKFLGQVAINLNDIFEDKQRRKTEWFRLESKQGKRAKNRGEIKVNIQFMRNNMTASMFDLSMKDKTRSPFAKLKDKMKGRKNDGTFSDTSSAIIPSSHMPDANSEFSSGEMQMKSKPKKPFLLGPQRLSSAHSMSDLSGAHISSEKLKSGTIGQTHLLGRQIDSFGAVPESASLKSPHRRTLSFDTSKMYQPDSGVDEGESSLGRQNDPFTNVTASLPQKFATLPRKKNPFEESSESWDSSMNLFSKSVEARKENKREKREKVSLFERVTGKKDSRRSDKLNNGASDSPCDLKSPNAFSENRQDYFDYESTNPFTTKFRASNIMPPSSFHMNPTSSEDIRKIPDSNPFDATAGYRSLTYEEVLQELVRHRELLRRKDTHIRELEDYIDNLLVRVMEETPSILRVPYEPSRKAGKFSNS; encoded by the exons ATGATGCTGTCCGAGCAAGCCCAAAAGTGGTTTCCAACCCACGTGCAGGTCACAGTGCTTCAAGCCAAAGATCTTAAGCCAAAAGGCAAAAGTGGCACCAATGACACATACACCATAATTCAGCTGGGCAAGGAAAAGTACTCCACCTCTGTCGCTGAGAAAACCCTTGAGCCAGTCTGGAAGGAGGAGGCCTCCTTCGAGCTACCTGGATTGCTCATGCAGGGGAATCCAGAGAAATACATTCTTTTCCTGATAGTTATGCACAGGTCCCTGGTGGGTCTGGATAAGTTTTTAGGGCAGGTGGCAATCAATCTCAATGACATCTTTGAGgacaaacaaagaaggaaaacaga gtGGTTTAGATTAGAATCCAAACAAggaaaaagagccaaaaacagGGGTGAGATAAAGGTCAATATTCAATTCATGAGGAACAATATGACAGCAAGTATGTTTGACTTATCCATGAAGGACAAAACAAGATCTCCTTTtgcaaaattaaaagataagatGAAAGGTAGAAAAAATGATGGGACCTTTTCTGATACGTCTTCTGCAATCATTCCAAGTTCTCACATGCCTGATGCCAATTCTGAATTTTCAAGTGGTGAAATGCAGATGAAATCCAAACCAAAAAAGCCTTTCCTTTTGGGTCCTCAGCGACTCTCTTCAGCACATTCAATGTCTGATTTAAGTGGGGCCCACATATCTTCTGAGAAACTGAAGTCTGGCACTATCGGTCAAACGCATCTTCTCGGACGCCAGATAGATTCCTTTGGAGCAGTTCCGGAAAGTG CAAGTCTCAAATCTCCACACAGAAGAACATTAAGCTTTGATACTTCTAAAATGTACCAACCTGACAGCGGCGTGGATGAAGGTGAATCATCTCTCGGAAGACAAAATGACCCATTTACAAATGTGACTGCTTCATTACCCCAAAAATTTGCGACACTGCCAAGGAAGAAAAATCCATTTGAAGAAAGCAGTGAATCATGGGACAGCagcatgaatttattttcaaaatcagttgaagcaagaaaagaaaataaaagagagaaaagggagaaagttAGCCTGTTTGAAAGAGTGACTGGGAAAAAAGATAGCAGAAGATCTGATAAACTTAACAATGGGGCATCGGATAGCCCTTGTGACTTGAAATCACCTAATGCGTTTAGTGAAAATCGTCAGGACTATTTTGATTATGAGTCAACTAATCCGTTTACAACAAAATTCAGGGCTTCAAATATAATGCCACCTTCAAG TTTTCATATGAATCCGACAAGCAGTGAAGACATCAGGAAAATCCCG GACAGCAACCCGTTTGATGCCACTGCAGGGTACCGGAGCCTGACCTACGAGGAGGTGTTGCAGGAGCTGGTGAGACACAGAGAGCTCCTTAGGAGAAAAGACACCCACATCCGGGAACTGGAGGACTACATTGACAACCTCCTCGTGAGGGTGATGGAAGAAACACCCAGTATTCTTAGAGTGCCGTATGAACCGTCCAGGAAAGCTGGCAAGTTCTCCAATAGTTAA